In Timaviella obliquedivisa GSE-PSE-MK23-08B, the sequence TCGGCAGGCGGCTCAGGTCAGCACCACGGCGCTGGGCTTGCCGCGCCGGATTGAGGATACCCTAGAAAAATTGGAACAGGGTGATATCCGAGTGCGAGTACGGTCTACTGAAACCGATCGCGTTTTGCGCCGCCTTAGTAACGTTAATATGGGGACGAATTACGCATTGTTGATGGGTACATTCACCTTATCGGCTACGATTTTATTAGTGCATCAGTACATCTGGCTGGCTATACTGGCTGCCATAGCGGCAACAATTTCGCTACTCGCCCTCGTTCGCTTGTTGATACGTCTCGATCGAGCTGAGCGGATGTCATGATTCATCCAGCTTATAGATACTAGCAGTCATATCATGAAAAGCCTTTTCACAGGTTTGAGCGATCCAGGACTTGTCCGTACAGTTAACCAAGATGATTACCATCTAGATGACCCTGGGGGTCGCTTCTTTATTGTTGCCGATGGCATGGGCGGACATGCAGGAGGGCAGGAAGCCAGCCGAATTGCGACTCAAGAAATTCAGAACTACTTGAGATGCAATTGGCAGTCTTCTGAGTCTTCTGAGTCGTTACTGGAGAACGCTTTTTTAAAAGCAAATCAAGCAATTTTACAAGATCAGGTAAATCATCCTGAGCGAGCAGATATGGGGACTACAGCAGTGGCGGTCATTCTGAGGGATGAGCAGCCTTTCTGCGCTCATATTGGTGATTCTCGGTTGTATAGGCTCCGAGGGGCGAAGCTTAACCAAATTACCGAAGATCACACTTGGGTGGCACGGGCGATGAAATTGGGAGATATCAATGCTGATCAGGCGCGAGTGCACCCTTGGCGGCATGTCTTATCGAAGTGTCTGGGGCGGGAAGATCTGCGTCAAATAGACGTGCAGCCTTTTGACTTACAGATAAGCGATCGCCTGCTTCTTTGTAGCGATGGCTTAACTGAAGAGTTGCCCGATCACTTGATTGCTAGCCATCTCAAGACGATTCGGGCTGGCGATCGAGCGGCAGCCGCCTTAGTAGATGCTGCCAAAGAAAACGGCGGGAGAGATAATATTACAGTGGTGATTGTGGCATTTGAGGATGAGGCCGACCTAACTCAAGAAAATTGAGGCAGCTGGCTAAAACTTGAAGGTTCTTTCTGTCCTCTTCTAAATGATGATGTAAGCTAGTGCTGAAGCGCGTCTGTCCAACAGTTTGAATATGCGATCGCAATCCTCAATTTCTCTTCTTAGACGTTCTCGAACTCGCTCTAGAATTCGCCCTGTGCGTTTCTTGCTCAAGTGGACTTTAATGATATTTCTGCTGGGCGTTGCCTACCAATGGCTAGCTGGCGTTTTTCTACAGCCTCAAGCAATCTTAGTATTGGGTGGAGCATCGGAACGAGAATTCTTTGCCGCAGAATTTGCCAAAGAGCATCCTAACTTGCCGATTTGGGTTTCTTCAGGCAGTAACCCTGAGTACTCTGAATGGGTGTTCTCGGAAGCAGGTATTCCTGCCGATCGCCTGCATTTAGATTATCAAGCCGTTGATACGGTCACGAATTTCACGACTTTAGTTCGGGAATTTAAGTCCCAAGAAATTAACAGTATTTATCTCATTACCTCTGATTACCATATGCGGCGGGCATCGGTGATTGGTGAAATTGTGTTGGGGAGTCAAGGGATTGATTTCAAGCCTGTGGTAGTAGCCTCAAAGCAATCGCCTGAATCTCTTAACAAAGCGATTCGAGACGGGGCTAGGGCAGTCCTCTGGGTCACAACTGGGCAAACAGGAGATAATTTGGCTCATTTGCTAAACAAGGAGCCAAACTGAAGGCTAAAGGCTAGATTGGAGACTTGAGATCCAACTGCTTAACCTAGCTTGCTCAACCTGTGGAAGCGTCTTCTCAGTCCGAATTTGTCACTGCTGCAACCCAGGATGATCTGCTGGATGAGATGAGTTTGCAAACAGTGCTGGATATGTTGGCGGTTATGGTTGCGGTGGAAGAGTTAACTCAACTCGAAAGTCTAACTC encodes:
- a CDS encoding protein phosphatase 2C domain-containing protein, with protein sequence MKSLFTGLSDPGLVRTVNQDDYHLDDPGGRFFIVADGMGGHAGGQEASRIATQEIQNYLRCNWQSSESSESLLENAFLKANQAILQDQVNHPERADMGTTAVAVILRDEQPFCAHIGDSRLYRLRGAKLNQITEDHTWVARAMKLGDINADQARVHPWRHVLSKCLGREDLRQIDVQPFDLQISDRLLLCSDGLTEELPDHLIASHLKTIRAGDRAAAALVDAAKENGGRDNITVVIVAFEDEADLTQEN
- a CDS encoding YdcF family protein, which codes for MRSQSSISLLRRSRTRSRIRPVRFLLKWTLMIFLLGVAYQWLAGVFLQPQAILVLGGASEREFFAAEFAKEHPNLPIWVSSGSNPEYSEWVFSEAGIPADRLHLDYQAVDTVTNFTTLVREFKSQEINSIYLITSDYHMRRASVIGEIVLGSQGIDFKPVVVASKQSPESLNKAIRDGARAVLWVTTGQTGDNLAHLLNKEPN